In a single window of the Danio aesculapii chromosome 20, fDanAes4.1, whole genome shotgun sequence genome:
- the xrcc3 gene encoding DNA repair protein XRCC3, with product MEWEQLELNPRIIAAVKKGNFRTANEILCVSGPDLQRLTRLSKADVQRLHQAVAACVRKSKPVTALQLIQGECPVLEPGHRLSFACPVLDGLMRGGLPLRGITELAGESAAGKTQFCLQLCLSVQLPQEHGGLNSGAVYICTEDSFPIKRLRQLITQQPRLRPDLSPALIHSLRFSDNIYIEHAADLEALQVCVSQRVPVLLKRGLVRLLVVDSVAALFRSEFQADEAVQRSRHLLAFSSTLHRLSHTYAAPVLCVNQVTDVVDGPNPGRCDYGLVGSKVLPALGIAWANEVMVRLMLRRLAGQVKSDSRSSAPRKLEVVFAPHLPRSSCLCGVWEEGVRGIPDGDSDIQTH from the exons ATGGAGTGGGAACAACTTGAGCTGAATCCAAGGATTATTGCTGCTGTTAAAAAAG GCAATTTTAGAACAGCCAATGAGATCCTGTGTGTCTCTGGTCCAGATCTGCAGAGACTGACGCGCTTGTCAAAGGCTGATGTCCAGCGTCTTCATCAGGCGGTAGCGGCTTGTGTGCGCAAGTCCAAACCTGTCACAG CACTGCAGTTGATCCAGGGAGAATGTCCTGTTTTGGAGCCTGGACACCGGCTCTCTTTTGCCTGCCCTGTTCTGGACGGTCTAATGCGCGGTGGTCTCCCATTACGAGGAATAACAGAACTGGCAGGCGAGAGTGCTGCTGGGAAAACTCAGTTTTGTTTGCAACTTTGCTTGTCTGTCCAGTTACCACAAGAACATGGAGGACTGAATTCAG GGGCTGTTTACATTTGCACTGAGGATTCTTTCCCTATCAAACGACTACGGCAGCTCATTACCCAGCAGCCCCGGCTCAGACCCGACCTGTCGCCAGCCCTGATTCACAGTCTGCGTTTTAGTGACAACATCTACATCGAGCATGCAGCTGACCTG GAGGCTCTGCAGGTTTGTGTGTCTCAGCGTGTGCCGGTGCTGCTGAAGCGAGGTCTAGTCAGACTGCTGGTGGTGGACTCTGTGGCAGCTCTGTTTCGCAGTGAGTTTCAGGCTGATGAGGCTGTTCAGAGGTCTCGACACCTGCTGGCTTTTTCCAGTACGCTCCACCGCCTGAGTCACACATACGCTGCACCTGTACTGTGTGTCAACCAG GTTACAGATGTTGTTGACGGCCCAAATCCAGGAAGATGCGATTATGG GCTGGTGGGCAGTAAAGTGCTTCCTGCATTGGGCATCGCCTGGGCCAATGAGGTGATGGTGAGGCTGATGCTCAGGAGGCTGGCAGGACAGGTCAAATCAGACAGCCGAAGCTCTGCTCCTCGAAAATTAGAAGTGGTTTTTGCCCCACACCTGCCTCGATCAAGCtgcctgtgtggagtttgggaGGAAGGGGTGAGAGGAATCCCTGATGGGGACTCAGATATCCAGACACATTGA